One segment of Panicum virgatum strain AP13 chromosome 3K, P.virgatum_v5, whole genome shotgun sequence DNA contains the following:
- the LOC120698000 gene encoding mitochondrial outer membrane protein porin 2-like: protein MAAAGPGLYTEIGKKTRDLLYKDYHTDQKFTLTTYASNGAAITAASTRKNEAIFSEIQSQLKHENVTVDVKATSESTVTTTFTIHELGTPGLKAILCIPFPYQKSAKAELQYLHHHAGVAASVGLNANPVINFSGVFGTKTVAVGADASFDTSSGDLTKYNGGLSYTTSDFVAAATLNNKGDSLAASYYHLVNSTTAVGGELTHSFSSNENTLTFGTQHALDPLTTVKARFNNYGMASALIQHEWRPKSLVTISTEVDTKAIEKSSKVGLSLVLKP, encoded by the exons ATGGCCGCCGCGGGTCCCGGGCTCTACACCGAGATCGGGAAAAAGACCAGAG ATCTCCTCTACAAGGACTACCACACGGACCAGAAGTTCACGCTCACCACCTACGCCTCCAACGGAGCT GCCATTACTGCTGCAAGTACTAGGAAAAATGAAGCTATCTTCAGTGAAATCCAGAGCCAGCTGAAGCATGAAAATGTGACAGTGGATGTGAAAGCAACTTCAGAATCAACT GTGACGACTACATTTACAATTCATGAGCTGGGCACACCAGGTCTGAAGGCAATTTTATGCATTCCTTTCCCGTACCAGAAATCAGCAAAG GCTGAACTCCAGTACTTGCACCACCATGCTGGTGTTGCTGCTAGCGTTGGCCTGAATGCAAACCCTGTTATTAACTTTTCTGGTGTATTCGGGACTAAAACCGTCGCTGTTGGTGCTGACGCCTCATTTGACACTTCATCTGGGGACTTGACCAAATACAATGGTGGACTGAGCTACACTACTAGTGACTTTGTTGCTGCAGCCACTCT GAACAACAAGGGAGACAGCCTTGCTGCTTCCTACTACCACTTGGTGAATTCAACCACAGCTGTTGGAGGAGAGCTGACTCATAGCTTCTCAAGCAATGAGAACACCCTCACCTTTGGGACACAGCATGCCCTGGATCCTCTGACCACTGTGAAGGCACGCTTCAACAACTATGGCATGGCAAGTGCGCTCATCCAGCACGAATGGAGGCCCAAGTCATTGGTCACCATCTCCACGGAGGTAGACACCAAGGCCATCGAGAAGAGTTCCAAGGTTGGGCTCTCCCTGGTCCTCAAACCCTGA
- the LOC120698001 gene encoding protein IQ-DOMAIN 31-like isoform X2, with protein MGKSPAKWIKSVLFGKKSSSRSTSTKSKDLSGASNKGYAGKEPAFSESSPVISEPVLVSAHNTETAREVAKGENSNVQGEVAVPDVNHDLEKHVSVGSDASNDAERLREEQAAVKAQAAFRGYLARRAFRALKGIIRLQALIRGHLVRRQAVSTLRATWLIVKFQALIRGRNVRLSQAAIHASRKLTQQNFGSAKPDSWKEKLSSNAFARKLLSSPIVVEALHFQYDEMDPNSAFKWLERWTTSRIWKAISQPKRVGADAKPHAKKASYAMETESGKLKRNARKSSAMPFEPSQANTSIEIEKTKRNPRKPSSAPADSVPDGQLTELEKVKRSLRKVTNSMPETSKVSNPAPEIPDHQEVQSERPLRSAKQVPVHPENQEPQNVKLSDNAKIDILVPDLQPDEEVASDPVTNDEKVDEPTVVAPPAEIMPLQDINNEENALVNDTEQRSKEEPLSTESLKGSKRRSSFSTKPEYPENGSKNSPALPSYMAATQSAKAKLRGQNSPRLGSDSAEKNGFTRRHSLPSSTNGKMIAHSPRTQRPTHAGGKDGAKGDKTMLSSRDASERPLKAEWRR; from the exons ATGGGGAAGTCTCCCGCGAAGTGGATCAAGTCCGTGCTCTTCGGGAAGAAGTCGTCGTCGCGGTCCACCTCCACCAAGTCCAAGGATTTATCG GGTGCAAGCAACAAAGGGTATGCTGGTAAGGAGCCCGCATTCTCGGAGAGCTCCCCGGTGATCTCGGAGCCAGTGCTTGTTAGCGCCCACAACACTGAGACTGCGCGGGAGGTGGCTAAGGGTGAGAATTCAAACGTGCAAGGTGAAGTTGCAGTGCCTGATGTCAATCATGATTTGGAGAAGCATGTCAGTGTGGGGTCTGATGCGTCCAATGATGCTGAGAGGTTGAGGGAAGAGCAAGCGGCTGTGAAGGCACAAGCTGCGTTCCGTGGTTATCTG GCACGCCGAGCATTCCGTGCATTGAAAGGGATCATAAGACTTCAGGCTTTGATTCGGGGGCATCTTGTAAGGAGGCAAGCTGTTTCAACTCTCCGTGCAACATGGTTGATCGTGAAATTTCAAGCCCTGATCCGTGGAAGGAATGTCAGGCTTTCACAAGCTGCCATTCATGCAAGTCGGAAACTTACCCAACAGAACTTTGGG AGTGCTAAACCTGATTCATGGAAGGAGAAATTATCTTCAAATGCATTTGCTCGTAAG CTTCTATCTTCACCAATTGTGGTCGAAGCTCTCCACTTTCAGTATGATGAAATGGACCCAAATTCAGCCTTCAAATGGTTGGAGAGGTGGACCACTAGTCGTATCTGGAAGGCCATTTCCCAACCAAAGAGAGTTGGTGCTGATGCAAAGCCACATGCAAAGAAGGCCAGTTATGCAATGGAAACTGAGTCAGGGAAATTAAAGCGCAATGCTAGGAAGAGCTCTGCAATGCCATTTGAGCCTTCACAAGCAAACACATCCATAGAAATTGAGAAGACAAAACGGAATCCAAGGAAACCGAGTAGTGCTCCTGCTGATTCAGTGCCTGATGGACAGTTAACTGAACTTGAGAAGGTTAAACGTAGTCTTAGGAAGGTTACTAATTCCATGCCTGAAACCTCAAAGGTATCTAATCCAGCACCTGAGATCCCTGACCATCAAGAGGTCCAAAGCGAGCGACCACTAAGAAGTGCAAAGCAAGTTCCGGTTCACCCTGAGAATCAAGAGCCCCAGAATGTTAAACTATCGGATAATGCAAAGATAGATATCCTGGTACCTGATCTGCAGCCTGATGAGGAAGTTGCTTCAGATCCAGTCACAAACGACGAAAAAGTTGATGAACCAACTGTTGTTGCTCCACCAGCTGAAATTATGCCACTGCAAGACATTAACAATGAAGAAAATGCTTTGGTGAATGATACAGAGCAGAGATCCAAAGAAGAACCTCTTTCTACTGAAAGCCTTAAGGGCAGCAAGAGGAGATCCTCATTCTCGACTAAGCCAGAATATCCTGAAAATGGCTCCAAAAATTCTCCAGCTCTGCCCAGCTACATGGCTGCAACACAATCTGCAAAGGCAAAACTACGGGGACAGAATTCACCAAGACTCGGCTCTGATTCAGCTGAGAAAAATGGCTTCACTCGCCGTCACTCCCTTCCATCCTCTACCAATGGTAAGATGATTGCGCATTCTCCACGTACACAAAGGCCAACCCATGCTGGTGGCAAGGATGGAGCGAAAGGTGACAAGACTATGCTGTCATCAAGGGATGCGAGTG AGAGACCATTGAAAGCGGAGTGGAGGCGCTGA
- the LOC120698001 gene encoding protein IQ-DOMAIN 31-like isoform X1, which translates to MGKSPAKWIKSVLFGKKSSSRSTSTKSKDLSKGASNKGYAGKEPAFSESSPVISEPVLVSAHNTETAREVAKGENSNVQGEVAVPDVNHDLEKHVSVGSDASNDAERLREEQAAVKAQAAFRGYLARRAFRALKGIIRLQALIRGHLVRRQAVSTLRATWLIVKFQALIRGRNVRLSQAAIHASRKLTQQNFGSAKPDSWKEKLSSNAFARKLLSSPIVVEALHFQYDEMDPNSAFKWLERWTTSRIWKAISQPKRVGADAKPHAKKASYAMETESGKLKRNARKSSAMPFEPSQANTSIEIEKTKRNPRKPSSAPADSVPDGQLTELEKVKRSLRKVTNSMPETSKVSNPAPEIPDHQEVQSERPLRSAKQVPVHPENQEPQNVKLSDNAKIDILVPDLQPDEEVASDPVTNDEKVDEPTVVAPPAEIMPLQDINNEENALVNDTEQRSKEEPLSTESLKGSKRRSSFSTKPEYPENGSKNSPALPSYMAATQSAKAKLRGQNSPRLGSDSAEKNGFTRRHSLPSSTNGKMIAHSPRTQRPTHAGGKDGAKGDKTMLSSRDASERPLKAEWRR; encoded by the exons ATGGGGAAGTCTCCCGCGAAGTGGATCAAGTCCGTGCTCTTCGGGAAGAAGTCGTCGTCGCGGTCCACCTCCACCAAGTCCAAGGATTTATCG AAGGGTGCAAGCAACAAAGGGTATGCTGGTAAGGAGCCCGCATTCTCGGAGAGCTCCCCGGTGATCTCGGAGCCAGTGCTTGTTAGCGCCCACAACACTGAGACTGCGCGGGAGGTGGCTAAGGGTGAGAATTCAAACGTGCAAGGTGAAGTTGCAGTGCCTGATGTCAATCATGATTTGGAGAAGCATGTCAGTGTGGGGTCTGATGCGTCCAATGATGCTGAGAGGTTGAGGGAAGAGCAAGCGGCTGTGAAGGCACAAGCTGCGTTCCGTGGTTATCTG GCACGCCGAGCATTCCGTGCATTGAAAGGGATCATAAGACTTCAGGCTTTGATTCGGGGGCATCTTGTAAGGAGGCAAGCTGTTTCAACTCTCCGTGCAACATGGTTGATCGTGAAATTTCAAGCCCTGATCCGTGGAAGGAATGTCAGGCTTTCACAAGCTGCCATTCATGCAAGTCGGAAACTTACCCAACAGAACTTTGGG AGTGCTAAACCTGATTCATGGAAGGAGAAATTATCTTCAAATGCATTTGCTCGTAAG CTTCTATCTTCACCAATTGTGGTCGAAGCTCTCCACTTTCAGTATGATGAAATGGACCCAAATTCAGCCTTCAAATGGTTGGAGAGGTGGACCACTAGTCGTATCTGGAAGGCCATTTCCCAACCAAAGAGAGTTGGTGCTGATGCAAAGCCACATGCAAAGAAGGCCAGTTATGCAATGGAAACTGAGTCAGGGAAATTAAAGCGCAATGCTAGGAAGAGCTCTGCAATGCCATTTGAGCCTTCACAAGCAAACACATCCATAGAAATTGAGAAGACAAAACGGAATCCAAGGAAACCGAGTAGTGCTCCTGCTGATTCAGTGCCTGATGGACAGTTAACTGAACTTGAGAAGGTTAAACGTAGTCTTAGGAAGGTTACTAATTCCATGCCTGAAACCTCAAAGGTATCTAATCCAGCACCTGAGATCCCTGACCATCAAGAGGTCCAAAGCGAGCGACCACTAAGAAGTGCAAAGCAAGTTCCGGTTCACCCTGAGAATCAAGAGCCCCAGAATGTTAAACTATCGGATAATGCAAAGATAGATATCCTGGTACCTGATCTGCAGCCTGATGAGGAAGTTGCTTCAGATCCAGTCACAAACGACGAAAAAGTTGATGAACCAACTGTTGTTGCTCCACCAGCTGAAATTATGCCACTGCAAGACATTAACAATGAAGAAAATGCTTTGGTGAATGATACAGAGCAGAGATCCAAAGAAGAACCTCTTTCTACTGAAAGCCTTAAGGGCAGCAAGAGGAGATCCTCATTCTCGACTAAGCCAGAATATCCTGAAAATGGCTCCAAAAATTCTCCAGCTCTGCCCAGCTACATGGCTGCAACACAATCTGCAAAGGCAAAACTACGGGGACAGAATTCACCAAGACTCGGCTCTGATTCAGCTGAGAAAAATGGCTTCACTCGCCGTCACTCCCTTCCATCCTCTACCAATGGTAAGATGATTGCGCATTCTCCACGTACACAAAGGCCAACCCATGCTGGTGGCAAGGATGGAGCGAAAGGTGACAAGACTATGCTGTCATCAAGGGATGCGAGTG AGAGACCATTGAAAGCGGAGTGGAGGCGCTGA